One Drosophila kikkawai strain 14028-0561.14 chromosome 3L, DkikHiC1v2, whole genome shotgun sequence genomic window carries:
- the LOC108073908 gene encoding protein new-glue 1-like, whose translation MKYTCALLLLASVACVLVSLSSAASSTTTTEATSSGTTTTTAASSSSDTTTTTTASSSDSTTTTTEASSSSSSGKKKHVIHYKRKIHRPNKITKTRRNRNRKNRSG comes from the coding sequence ATGAAGTACACCTGCGCACTGCTCCTGCTAGCCTCCGTGGCCTGTGTCCTGGTGAGCCTCTCCAGTGCGGCCAGTTCCACGACCACCACGGAAGCCACTTCTTctggcaccaccaccaccacggcAGCCTCTTCGTCCTCGGACACCACCACAACCACTACGGCCTCCTCCTCGGACAGCACCACTACCACCACAGAGGCCTCATCCTCTTCGTCGTCGGGCAAGAAGAAGCACGTAATCCACTACAAGCGGAAGATCCATCGCCCCAATAAGATCACCAAGACCCGTCGCAACAGGAATCGCAAGAATCGCAGTGGTTaa
- the LOC108073911 gene encoding LOW QUALITY PROTEIN: uncharacterized protein (The sequence of the model RefSeq protein was modified relative to this genomic sequence to represent the inferred CDS: deleted 1 base in 1 codon) — MQAKSGSSSSSNNNNCNQNKDAAALLTLKPAHQGQSTKSGHAHEFRHGGDDDDGDGDDVAMLPANGLPTAKGRPASPGPQ, encoded by the exons ATGCAGGCCAAGTcgggcagcagcagtagcagcaacaacaacaattgcaacCAAAACAAAGATGCTGCTGCGCTCCTGACACTGAAACCCGCACAC CAAGGCCAATCGACGAAATCAGGCCACGCACACGAATTCCGGCACGGTGGCGACGAtgacgatggcgatggcgatgacgTAGCGATGCTTCCGGCAAACGGCCTACCCACAGCAAAAGGCCGGCCGGCTTCCCCAGGCCCACAATAA
- the LOC121503151 gene encoding uncharacterized protein produces the protein MYTSLVVLCAFLLGFFSYTNSSKISDDVYQVMGVDCPPNEIVSCTIIKCPAGRACPAAKFCFDPECVCRQGFRRIKGVCMPKHKSLGLSKANLESSLLEIPYREEF, from the exons ATGTATACTTCTCTAGTAGTTTTGTGTGCTTTTCTACTAGGTTTCTTTTCTTATACAAACTCTTCAAAG ATTTCAGATGACGTTTACCAGGTGATGGGCGTTGACTGCCCGCCCAATGAGATTGTCAGCTGTACCATCATTAAATGTCCTGCCGGCAGGGCATGCCCAGCCGCAAAATTTTGCTTTGATCCTGAATGTGTTTGCCGTCAAGGATTTCGTCGGATTAAAGGTGTCTGTATGCCAAAGCATAAGTCTTTGGGTCTGAGCAAAGCTAATTTAGAATCGTCTTTGCTGGAGATTCCTTATAGAGAGGAGTTTTAA
- the LOC108073913 gene encoding transcription factor Clamp has product MNFTPFGNTFPGNIPGLPQFTTSTAPLVSTVTAAVADVTVTTTNNPQQQQQQQDAAGTSNRYQQQQQQVTHFGQANLATGQSGSGNNKFRGGQEDALQGDKYNGHLVAASQQQQQQQQQQQQTQYATVAYASATTTSAAADALQASTSGQQQQQQQQQMQQQQVTAPQELTQDLCNAILQQQVLQNTSWQTLTPGTTVADYLSHLPANTLPLSLHHFLKYSAETIKKENQQNVVLQVQTGPAIGINTLGTTTISIPQQEQLTLQPQQQTTTLQVQQAQAAVTATATTVTAATGAGASGSSSKKKKRKKRSKDRKPKLRPGEIRLGTALDGSPLYMCPECHVAYPEPELLEVHLVGHNLEKRYVCDICQASLKRKDHLTRHKQSHNPDRPYICTVCLKAFKRKEQLSLHFVIHSGEKRHQCAECGKGFYRKDHLRKHTRSHIARRVKAELNSHVRRENGTSMLQPVVTEATTAALQHANQLASQQQQLQQQQQQQQQQQQQQQQQQQQQQHHIVITQQQAPQQQQQTSQQQQQQQQMIN; this is encoded by the exons ATGAACTTCACTCCATTTGGCAACACTTTCCCTGGGAATATACCCGGCCTGCCGCAATTCACTACCAGCACAGCGCCCTTGGTTTCCACGGTTACAGCTGCCGTGGCGGATGTGACGGTGACCACCACCAATAAcccacagcaacagcagcagcagcaggatgcTGCCGGCACTAGCAATCGctaccagcagcaacagcaacaggtCACACACTTTGGCCAGGCCAATTTGGCCACCGGTCAGAGTGGCAGCGGGAATAACAAATTCCGCGGTGGCCAGGAGGATGCACTACAGGGTGACAAGTACAATGGGCACTTGGTGGCTGcctcccagcagcagcaacagcaacagcagcagcaacagcagacgCAGTATGCCACGGTGGCTTATGCCAGTGCCACCACAACAagcgcagcagcagatgcACTGCAAGCAAGCACTTCcggccagcaacaacagcaacagcagcagcagatgcagcagcaacaagtgACGGCGCCACAGGAACTCACCCAAGATCTGTGCAATGCCATTCTGCAGCAACAAG TACTCCAAAATACCTCTTGGCAAACACTGACGCCGGGCACCACCGTGGCCGACTACCTCTCGCATCTTCCAGCCAACACATTGCCCCTGTCGCTGCATCACTTCCTCAAGTATTCCGCGGAAACGATAAAAAAGGAGAATCAGCAAAATGTG GTACTTCAGGTGCAGACGGGACCAGCCATAGGCATCAATACCCTTGGCACCACAACCATTAGTATACCTCAGCAGGAGCAGTTGACgctgcagccgcagcagcaaacGACCACCTTGCAGGTGCAGCAGGCCCAGGCGGCGGTCACGGCCACAGCGACGACGGTTACAGCGGCAACTGGAGCCGGAGCCAGTGGCAGTTCCTCCAAGAAAAAGAAGCGCAAAAAGCGTAGCAAGGATCGAAAACCCAAGCTGCGACCTGGAGAGATTCGTTTGGGAACAGCGCTCGATGGCAGCCCCTTGTACATGTGCCCCGAATGTCATGTGGCTTACCCAGAGCCGGAGCTTCTCGAAGTCCATCTGGTGGGTCACAACCTGGAAAAGCGGTATGTCTGCGATATATGCCAGGCATCCCTGAAGCGCAAGGATCACCTCACCCGCCACAAGCAATCGCATAATCCGGATCGACCCTACATCTGCACCGTCTGCCTGAAGGCCTTCAAGCGGAAGGAGCAGCTGAGCCTGCACTTTGTGATTCATTCCGGGGAGAAGCGGCATCAGTGTGCCGAGTGTGGCAAGGGTTTCTATCGCAAGGATCACTTAAGAAAACATACACGCTCGCATATAGCCAGGAGGGTCAAGGCGGAGCTTAACAGTCATGTTCGTAGGGAGAATGGCACTAGCATGCTGCAACCAGTGGTTACGGAGGCCACCACGGCAGCCTTGCAACATGCCAATCAATTAGCCAGCCAACAGCAACagttgcaacagcagcaacagcaacaacaacagcagcagcaacaacagcagcaacagcaacaacaacagcagcatcacATAGTGATCACCCAGCAACAGGcaccgcagcagcaacagcagacatcgcagcagcagcagcaacagcagcaaatgATAAATTAG
- the Duba gene encoding OTU domain-containing protein 5-B, which translates to MTIKPVSAPPSAKRVAGNVVDADNKETQVVVVVEQSVASQAQSPQRRGEVYDELARTHRCSPHKSNARSKRRDHHDSHAHHHKRDRLEREKLNHPAVVAGSVGASVGVPGSKCNSPPLASTSSGSSSPSVVGRNSPEHLGLGCSTVPKAQGQLSPATVATANLLKSAEETFSGYNSGDEHLQPKERKIPAEEWQRRDVEFAKCMEQRGYELKPVEEDGACLFRSISLQIYGDEEMHDVIRQHTMDYIHENREYFGQFVTEDINSYIQRKRARDAHGNHIEIQAISEIYSRTVEVYCYQSTPINIFNSEQSQAGYPPLRLSYQRGSHYNAILDPYNATVGVGLGLAGYKPEFQTAEAVRLSEQLEIEQTMFEDKLKTTDWEATNEAIEEQIARESYLQWCRDNMQRSRNSNTAAGSATSSTVTSAEALTDSDASPSKYSMCGGTGSSGNPAATLTSASGAVDPSAAGFSLSPKTLSQFSHKLTTDDMAGYDSDTTDMSSTSSVGHCGGNSSPSTVSTAQRAGKGSKTQRRATALRKKRRHETREVVPLAGKSSDILEAPLRKSPKRDSAPSVARANTPDAEQRPCTSKQSSISPQKRGEGQSSSQKNYSSFYQELLEASYANEGVNESEMLQQAIQMSTRDYMEDQKRKYLSGP; encoded by the exons ATGACGATCAAGCCAGTGAGTGCACCGCCCAGCGCTAAGCGTGTGGCCGGCAATGTGGTCGATGCGGACAACAAGGAGACgcaggtggtggtggtggttgaACAGTCGGTGGCCAGCCAGGCCCAG AGTCCCCAAAGGCGTGGCGAAGTCTATGACGAGCTGGCACGCACCCATCGCTGCAGCCCACACAAGAG cAACGCCCGTTCAAAACGCCGTGACCACCATGACAGTCATGCTCATCACCACAAACGCGATCGCCTTGAACGCGAGAAACTCAACCATCCCGCCGTGGTGGCTGGCAGCGTTGGAGCCTCTGTTGGCGTGCCTGGCAGCAAATGCAATAGCCCACCTTTGGCTTCCACAtcgagcggcagcagcagtcccTCCGTGGTGGGCAGAAACTCACCCGAACATCTGGGCCTAGGCTGCTCCACAGTTCCCAAGGCTCAGGGTCAGCTATCGCCGGCAACAGTGGCAACTGCCAATCTACTGAAATCAGCTGAAGAGACCTTTTCGGGCTATAACAGCGGGGATGAACACCTTCAGCCCAAGGAGCGCAAGATTCCAGCAGAGGAGTGGCAGCGTCGCGATGTGGAGTTTGCCAAGTGCATGGAGCAGCGTGGCTACGAACTGAAGCCCGTGGAAGAGGACGGCGCCTGCCTGTTCCGCTCCATTTCCCTGCAAATTTACGGCGATGAGGAGATGCACGATGTGATACGCCAGCACACCATGGATTATATT CATGAGAATCGCGAGTACTTTGGCCAGTTTGTCACCGAGGATATCAACAGCTACATCCAGCGCAAGCGAGCTCGTGATGCCCATGGCAACCACATCGAAATCCAGGCCATATCTGAGATATACAGTCGCACCGTTGAGGTCTACTGCTACCAGTCGA CTCCCATAAACATCTTCAACTCGGAACAGTCGCAGGCTGGTTACCCTCCCTTGCGCCTCTCCTATCAGCGCGGCTCCCACTACAATGCCATTTTGGATCCCTATAACGCCACTGTTGGGGTTGGCTTGGGCTTGGCTGGTTACAAGCCCGAGTTTCAGACCGCTGAGGCAGTGCGTCTCAGCGAGCAGCTGGAAATTGAACAGACCATGTTCGAGGACAAGCTAAAGACAACGGACTGGGAGGCCACCAACGAGGCCATCGAGGAGCAAATAGCTCGGGAATCCTACCTGCAGTGGTGCCGCGACAATATGCAACGTTCGCGTAATAGCAACACGGCCGCTGGTTCGGCCACATCGTCAACGGTTACTTCTGCAGAGGCGCTCACCGATTCCGATGCCTCGCCCTCCAAGTACTCGATGTGCGGAGGCACAGGCAGCAGTGGCAATCCGGCGGCCACCTTGACCAGTGCCAGTGGTGCTGTGGATCCCTCAGCTGCAGGATTTTCGCTGTCGCCCAAAACGTTGAGCCAGTTTTCTCACAAGTTGACAACGGATGATATGGCTGGTTATGACAGTGATACCACTGATATGAGTAGCACAAGTTCGGTGGGTCACTGCGGTGGGAATTCATCGCCTAGCACAGTCTCAACAGCTCAGCGTGCGGGCAAGGGATCAAAGACGCAGCGGCGGGCTACGGCTCTTAGAAAGAAGCGACGCCATGAGACTCGCGAAGTGGTGCCTTTGGCTGGGAAAAG CTCGGATATTTTGGAGGCACCTTTGCGTAAGAGCCCAAAGCGCGACTCTGCTCCTTCAGTGGCTCGCGCGAATACGCCGGATGCTGAGCAGCGTCCCTGCACTTCGAAACAGTCTTCCATTTCGCCACAAAAGCGCGGCGAAGGCCAGTCGTCCAGCCAGAAAAACTACTCTAGCTTTTACCAAGAACTTCTTGAGGCTTCCTATGCCAATGAAG GCGTCAACGAAAGCGAGATGCTGCAGCAGGCCATCCAGATGTCCACACGCGACTATATGGAGGACCAGAAGCGCAAGTATCTCTCTGGACCGTAG